The following are encoded in a window of bacterium SCSIO 12643 genomic DNA:
- the aroB gene encoding 3-dehydroquinate synthase has product MKKINAGSYQVYFDQALEQMVEFVNSNYPNARRYIIADHNTLTNCLPVIDKYLGQIQVEQQVFNIEPGEDSKSIDLAHQLWENFTDLNIGRNDLIINIGGGVVSDLGGFVAATYKRGVDVINIPTSLLAMADASIGGKVGINFHQLKNQLGYFSNPRGVFVHPEFLNTLPDRELISGYAEMIKHALIADSDAWTKILNQGAPTIEMISDLLPGSIEIKNGFVKQDPLDQGVRKVLNFGHTIGHAIETLFMDSDTEVLHGEAVAAGMIAAAYISNKRSGLSDSDLNNITKLLIKVFDLEFVLWLMSENLALPLKHDKKNEKSELKFVLLESIGKPIYGQNVSMEMALEAFEYVQAEVEKKQA; this is encoded by the coding sequence ATGAAAAAGATTAACGCAGGATCGTATCAGGTATACTTTGATCAGGCTTTGGAGCAAATGGTAGAATTTGTCAATTCAAATTATCCAAATGCAAGACGCTATATTATTGCTGATCATAACACATTAACGAATTGTTTGCCAGTTATCGATAAATATCTGGGCCAGATTCAAGTAGAACAGCAGGTATTTAATATTGAGCCGGGAGAGGATAGCAAATCCATTGATTTGGCACATCAACTTTGGGAGAATTTTACGGATTTGAATATCGGTAGAAATGATTTGATCATCAATATCGGAGGAGGAGTGGTCAGTGATTTAGGTGGGTTTGTTGCAGCTACCTATAAACGCGGAGTAGATGTGATTAATATTCCAACTTCGTTATTGGCAATGGCCGATGCTTCGATTGGAGGGAAAGTCGGGATCAATTTTCATCAGCTAAAGAATCAGTTAGGCTATTTTTCTAATCCCAGAGGAGTATTTGTTCATCCTGAGTTTTTAAACACATTACCGGATAGGGAGCTGATTTCCGGGTATGCAGAAATGATCAAGCATGCTTTAATTGCAGATTCTGATGCCTGGACAAAGATTTTGAATCAGGGAGCTCCAACTATTGAAATGATCTCAGATTTATTACCCGGATCAATTGAAATAAAAAATGGGTTTGTAAAACAAGATCCTTTAGATCAGGGAGTGCGAAAGGTGTTGAATTTTGGTCATACGATTGGTCATGCGATCGAAACACTTTTTATGGATTCCGATACGGAAGTATTACACGGTGAAGCGGTAGCTGCGGGCATGATTGCAGCAGCATATATATCGAATAAACGATCTGGCTTGAGTGATAGTGATTTGAATAATATCACAAAGCTTTTGATCAAAGTGTTTGACCTGGAATTTGTTTTATGGTTGATGTCTGAGAATTTGGCTTTGCCATTAAAACATGACAAAAAGAACGAGAAGTCGGAATTGAAATTTGTTTTACTGGAGTCCATTGGAAAACCAATCTATGGTCAAAATGTGTCTATGGAAATGGCATTAGAGGCTTTTGAATATGTTCAGGCTGAAGTTGAAAAGAAACAGGCTTAA
- a CDS encoding flavin reductase family protein, whose amino-acid sequence MENFVQIDPKAENTPKIFGTMLGAIGPRPIAFASTVDKDGNPNLSPFSFFNGFGANPPIVVFSPSRRVRDNTTKHTLENVKATGEVVISVVNHAIVEQMSLSSTEYGLGVNEFIKSGLTPLESQLVKPLRVKESPVSMECKVVDIVELGTEGGAGNLVICEVVMFHIDPNVLDENGVIDQTKIDLVGRMGGDWYCRANGDALFEIEKPLRTLGIGVDQIPEDIRNSKILTGNDLGRLGNVEQLPSELDVNDYKLYELSEIFIEHEDNAAQLEEELHKIAKEHINNNQIELAWKTLLAFNDQ is encoded by the coding sequence ATGGAAAATTTTGTTCAAATAGATCCAAAGGCGGAGAATACGCCTAAAATTTTTGGAACCATGTTGGGTGCAATTGGACCACGTCCTATCGCATTTGCAAGTACCGTAGATAAAGACGGCAATCCTAACTTGAGTCCTTTTTCCTTTTTCAATGGTTTTGGAGCGAATCCTCCGATAGTCGTTTTCTCTCCATCAAGGAGAGTACGTGACAATACGACCAAACATACTCTTGAGAATGTAAAAGCTACCGGAGAAGTTGTGATTAGCGTGGTGAATCATGCTATTGTAGAACAAATGTCTCTTTCAAGTACCGAATATGGTCTCGGAGTTAATGAATTTATTAAGTCCGGATTGACACCCTTAGAAAGTCAACTGGTTAAACCACTTAGAGTAAAAGAGTCTCCGGTTTCTATGGAGTGTAAAGTGGTAGATATTGTTGAACTAGGTACTGAAGGTGGTGCTGGAAATCTGGTTATTTGCGAGGTTGTGATGTTTCATATTGATCCAAATGTTTTGGATGAAAATGGAGTCATTGATCAGACCAAGATTGACCTTGTTGGTAGAATGGGTGGTGATTGGTATTGTCGTGCCAATGGAGATGCTTTATTTGAAATCGAGAAACCACTTCGTACTTTAGGCATTGGAGTAGATCAAATTCCTGAGGATATTAGAAATTCTAAAATTCTAACCGGAAATGATTTAGGACGTCTGGGAAATGTTGAACAACTTCCTTCTGAATTAGATGTAAATGACTACAAACTATATGAACTAAGCGAAATTTTTATTGAACATGAAGATAACGCGGCTCAATTAGAAGAAGAATTACATAAAATAGCAAAAGAACATATTAATAATAATCAAATAGAACTGGCCTGGAAGACACTTCTGGCTTTTAATGATCAATAA
- a CDS encoding 3-phosphoshikimate 1-carboxyvinyltransferase, translating to MKVIAPKHISEAAIELPASKSISNRLLIIQAISGEGKISGLSDADDTRILYDVLQSDGDVIDVGHAGTAYRFLTAFYAISTKEVILTGSDRMKKRPIGPLVEALKALGANIYYLEEEGFPPLKINGKELEGGTVKLPGFISSQFISALMLIAPQMSKGLWIEVEGDMVSRPYIEMTAALMRECCIDVRVDSQKIYVSNGNYSVGEKIVEKDWSAASFWYQMVLLGKLSKLELMGLTSESIQGDAYVKNLFEEFGVKSVFSAEGVTLEFEEAKYSLEKDFDFTHIPDLTQPFVVSMAGINNSVKVIGIDHLKIKETDRLNALKCELEKLGAKVEVFENGLSLKYGTTRGGDIDTYEDHRMAMSFAPLALVHGEMEIENPDVVSKSYPNYWQQLAKLGFTFK from the coding sequence ATGAAGGTAATCGCTCCAAAACATATTTCGGAAGCAGCTATAGAACTTCCTGCTTCTAAAAGTATTTCGAATAGATTGCTAATTATCCAGGCTATTTCTGGCGAGGGTAAAATCAGTGGACTTTCCGATGCTGATGATACGCGTATTCTTTACGATGTGTTGCAATCAGATGGAGATGTAATCGATGTTGGGCATGCCGGAACGGCCTATAGATTTTTAACTGCATTTTACGCCATATCTACGAAAGAAGTGATATTAACTGGTTCTGATCGGATGAAAAAGAGACCGATTGGACCATTGGTAGAAGCTCTGAAAGCTTTAGGTGCGAATATTTATTACCTGGAAGAGGAGGGATTTCCTCCATTAAAGATTAATGGAAAAGAGCTTGAGGGCGGAACAGTTAAATTACCCGGGTTTATTAGTAGTCAATTTATATCAGCTTTAATGCTGATAGCCCCCCAAATGTCCAAAGGATTATGGATTGAAGTAGAGGGGGATATGGTATCCAGACCTTATATCGAGATGACCGCTGCTTTAATGAGAGAATGTTGTATTGACGTAAGGGTGGATTCTCAGAAGATTTATGTTTCAAACGGAAATTATTCTGTAGGTGAGAAGATCGTAGAAAAGGATTGGTCTGCAGCTTCGTTTTGGTATCAGATGGTCTTACTTGGAAAGCTAAGTAAGCTAGAATTGATGGGGCTAACTTCCGAAAGTATTCAGGGAGATGCGTATGTGAAGAATCTCTTTGAGGAATTCGGAGTGAAAAGTGTTTTTTCCGCTGAAGGAGTGACTCTGGAATTTGAAGAAGCTAAATATTCTCTTGAGAAAGATTTTGATTTTACGCATATTCCGGATTTAACACAACCTTTTGTAGTTTCGATGGCTGGAATTAATAATTCTGTAAAAGTGATTGGAATAGATCATTTAAAGATCAAAGAAACAGATCGTCTGAACGCTTTAAAGTGTGAACTGGAAAAACTGGGTGCCAAAGTTGAAGTTTTTGAAAATGGATTGTCTTTGAAGTACGGAACAACCAGAGGAGGAGATATTGATACCTATGAGGATCATAGAATGGCCATGTCATTTGCGCCTTTGGCACTAGTTCATGGCGAAATGGAAATTGAAAACCCGGACGTAGTGAGTAAATCTTACCCTAACTATTGGCAACAATTGGCCAAATTGGGCTTTACATTTAAATAA
- a CDS encoding DUF3127 domain-containing protein, whose amino-acid sequence MDLQLQGRIKVINDTQTFDSGFSKREFVITTQEQYPQDVKFEFFKDKTTVLDTYNVNDDVTVHFNIRGNEYNGRYYVNLQAWKMEKAGTAAPASPEPLPTPPPIAAGGDDDDLPF is encoded by the coding sequence ATGGATTTACAATTACAGGGACGAATTAAAGTAATTAACGATACGCAAACTTTCGATAGTGGTTTTTCTAAAAGAGAATTCGTTATCACAACTCAGGAGCAATATCCTCAAGATGTGAAATTTGAGTTCTTTAAAGACAAAACAACGGTTTTAGATACTTACAATGTTAATGATGATGTTACAGTTCATTTTAACATTAGAGGTAATGAGTACAACGGTAGATATTATGTAAATTTACAAGCATGGAAAATGGAGAAAGCCGGAACTGCTGCACCAGCAAGCCCTGAACCTCTTCCAACTCCTCCTCCAATTGCTGCAGGTGGAGATGATGATGATTTACCGTTCTAA